In Propionicimonas paludicola, a single window of DNA contains:
- a CDS encoding family 2A encapsulin nanocompartment shell protein, translated as MSEQTESQALGDLAARQLANATKTVPQLDTITPRWLLHLLAWVPVEAGIYRVNRVINADQVAASLQVGEAGEEPLPATFVDYQTNPREITLRSISTILDIHTRVSDLYSSPHDQVTQQLRLTIETVKERQEFELINNPEYGLLSQVVPEQTLKTISGPPTPDDLDALLTKVWKTPSFILTHPLGVAAFGREATRRGVPPVTVNLYGGQFITWRGIPIVPSDKVPVTGGKTTFIAVRTGEERQGVVGLFQPGLVGEQAPGLSVRFSGINRQAIASYLVSLYSALAVLTDDALAVLDAAEVGVFHEYD; from the coding sequence GTGAGCGAACAGACCGAATCACAGGCGCTCGGCGATCTCGCCGCTCGTCAGCTGGCGAATGCCACCAAGACCGTCCCGCAACTGGACACCATCACGCCCCGGTGGTTGCTGCATCTGCTGGCCTGGGTGCCGGTGGAGGCCGGCATCTACCGGGTGAACCGAGTGATCAATGCTGATCAAGTGGCGGCGTCGCTGCAGGTCGGCGAGGCCGGCGAGGAGCCGCTGCCGGCCACCTTCGTGGACTACCAGACCAATCCGCGGGAGATCACCCTGCGCTCGATCTCGACGATCCTGGACATCCACACCCGGGTCTCGGATCTGTACTCGAGTCCGCACGATCAGGTCACCCAGCAGTTGCGGCTGACCATCGAGACGGTGAAGGAGCGCCAGGAGTTCGAGCTGATCAACAACCCGGAGTACGGCCTGCTCTCTCAGGTCGTCCCCGAGCAGACCCTGAAGACCATCTCCGGCCCGCCCACTCCCGATGACTTGGACGCTCTGCTGACCAAGGTCTGGAAGACCCCCAGCTTCATCCTCACCCACCCGCTCGGGGTGGCCGCATTCGGACGCGAGGCGACCCGCCGGGGCGTCCCGCCGGTGACGGTGAACCTGTACGGCGGCCAGTTCATCACCTGGCGCGGCATTCCGATCGTCCCCTCCGACAAGGTCCCGGTCACCGGCGGCAAGACCACCTTCATCGCGGTCCGGACCGGCGAAGAGCGCCAAGGCGTGGTCGGGCTCTTCCAGCCCGGACTGGTCGGCGAGCAGGCACCCGGTCTCTCGGTGCGGTTCAGCGGGATCAACCGTCAGGCGATCGCGTCCTACCTGGTCTCGCTGTACTCGGCCCTGGCCGTCCTGACCGACGACGCATTGGCCGTCCTCGACGCAGCAGAGGTCGGCGTCTTCCATGAGTACGACTGA
- a CDS encoding pyridoxal-phosphate dependent enzyme, whose protein sequence is MADHSTRTYESILELLPDEQNPTPLVRLRHTGLQHAKIYAKLEWYNPFGAVKDRVAANLVRDAEERGEELKNLVEPTSGNTGIGLALVANARGYGFAATLSKAIPAEKRTALRLFGTDLVELDDDLCPMPGQPEGAMAKAAELAERPGWTELNQYANPANPDAHYRTTGPEIWRQTGGAITHFVASLGTCGTITGTGRYLKEHNPDVQVIGVHPTDGHDIPGVRSRRALALTDFFTPEEYDAVLEVSDAEAYGQARHLHQVESIIAGPSAGLALAGALQAVPDEPGVVAVVIFADNAYKYLSSFRRHLPDLFPPEPAAPAPAPSNPFAQHLDAAFRLAQAGPDVIDAPTAAALQQAGVTILDVRNPEEVARVSIPGAVTLPLPQLSAGSLDGLPSDPSAPVVTVCAAGVRSLYALLLLKAQGYQNVKSVAGGVGAWVEAGLPTA, encoded by the coding sequence ATGGCCGACCACAGCACCCGCACCTACGAGTCGATCCTGGAGCTGCTCCCCGACGAGCAGAACCCGACTCCACTGGTGCGGCTGCGCCACACCGGGCTGCAGCACGCCAAGATCTACGCCAAGTTGGAGTGGTACAACCCCTTCGGCGCCGTGAAGGATCGGGTGGCGGCCAACCTCGTCCGCGATGCCGAGGAGCGGGGCGAGGAGCTGAAGAACCTGGTCGAGCCGACCTCCGGCAACACCGGGATCGGGCTGGCTCTGGTCGCCAACGCGCGTGGCTACGGCTTCGCGGCCACGTTGTCCAAGGCGATCCCCGCCGAGAAGCGGACGGCGCTGCGCCTGTTCGGCACCGACCTGGTCGAGCTGGACGACGATCTGTGCCCGATGCCCGGCCAACCCGAGGGAGCCATGGCCAAGGCGGCCGAGCTGGCCGAACGTCCGGGCTGGACCGAACTGAATCAGTACGCCAACCCGGCCAACCCGGACGCCCACTACCGCACCACCGGCCCGGAGATCTGGCGGCAGACCGGCGGAGCCATCACCCACTTCGTGGCCTCGCTGGGCACCTGCGGCACCATCACCGGGACCGGCCGCTACCTCAAGGAGCACAACCCGGACGTCCAGGTGATCGGGGTGCACCCCACCGACGGCCACGACATTCCGGGCGTCCGCAGCCGCCGAGCACTGGCGCTGACCGACTTCTTCACCCCTGAGGAGTACGACGCCGTCCTCGAGGTCTCCGATGCCGAGGCCTACGGCCAGGCCCGGCACCTGCATCAGGTGGAGAGCATCATCGCCGGGCCGAGCGCCGGCCTGGCCCTGGCCGGGGCGCTGCAGGCCGTCCCCGATGAGCCGGGGGTGGTGGCCGTGGTGATCTTCGCCGACAACGCCTACAAGTACCTCTCGTCGTTCCGGCGGCACCTGCCCGACCTGTTCCCGCCGGAGCCGGCCGCTCCGGCACCGGCCCCGAGCAACCCGTTCGCGCAGCATCTGGACGCGGCGTTCCGGCTGGCTCAGGCCGGCCCGGACGTGATCGACGCGCCGACCGCGGCCGCGCTGCAGCAGGCCGGGGTGACGATCCTGGACGTCCGCAACCCCGAGGAAGTAGCCCGGGTCAGCATCCCCGGAGCGGTGACGTTGCCGCTGCCGCAGCTGTCCGCCGGCAGTCTGGACGGGCTGCCGTCCGACCCGTCCGCGCCGGTGGTGACGGTCTGTGCAGCCGGCGTCCGCTCGCTATACGCGCTGCTGCTGTTGAAGGCCCAGGGCTACCAGAACGTGAAGAGCGTGGCCGGCGGCGTCGGCGCCTGGGTCGAGGCGGGCCTGCCCACCGCCTGA
- a CDS encoding cysteine desulfurase, with protein sequence MSTTERGPAGFAPPVSPAQLAALASQLYAGPGGVGVEPPPPPVAPPAPRGSVPDGSALAAVPGHRAPSPAGPWLPATVPGAATPGPWQPGDRLELPLSLGPWTEPTVGLRPASPSDFGRLREVAGLPQGRLDGHRPVPTDSGRDGGLAPIDGLPAEAFDVTSVRADFPILTERVNGHQLIWFDNAATTQKPQAVIDRLAHFYAHENSNIHRAAHTLAARATDAYEDARATVRDFLGAARSEEIIFVRGATEGINLVAQSWGRKNLLPGDEILISELEHHANIVPWQIVAKATGAVLKTAPVDQAGNLLVGELAELIGPRTKLVAVTWVANAIGTVTPVREIVELAHRAGARVLIDGAQSVPHLPVSLASLGADFFVFSGHKIYGPTGIGVVYLAERVWEETPAWHGGGNMIADVTIERSIYQDPPNKYEAGTGNIADAVGLAAALRYVSKVGIDRIATYEAQLLDYATPRLAAIPGVRLVGTAQHKASVLSFVLAGHEPEDVGRALNQRGIAVRAGHHCAQPILRRLGLEKTVRPSFAFYNTVDEIDLFLQAIADLSGGE encoded by the coding sequence ATGAGTACGACTGAGCGTGGCCCGGCCGGCTTCGCCCCTCCGGTGAGCCCGGCCCAACTGGCCGCGCTGGCCAGCCAGCTTTATGCGGGGCCCGGGGGTGTCGGTGTGGAGCCGCCGCCACCCCCGGTGGCTCCGCCTGCCCCGCGCGGCTCGGTGCCCGACGGCTCTGCTCTGGCTGCCGTTCCGGGGCATCGGGCGCCGAGCCCCGCAGGCCCCTGGCTACCCGCGACCGTCCCCGGTGCGGCCACACCGGGACCGTGGCAACCAGGTGATCGGCTGGAGCTGCCGCTCTCCCTGGGGCCATGGACCGAGCCGACGGTGGGGCTGCGGCCGGCCTCTCCGTCGGACTTCGGCAGGCTCCGCGAGGTGGCCGGGCTCCCCCAGGGACGGCTGGACGGCCACCGACCCGTCCCCACCGACAGCGGACGCGATGGCGGACTCGCCCCGATCGACGGCCTGCCGGCGGAGGCCTTCGACGTGACGTCGGTTCGCGCCGACTTCCCGATCCTGACCGAGCGGGTGAACGGGCATCAGCTGATCTGGTTCGATAATGCGGCCACCACCCAGAAGCCGCAGGCCGTGATCGACCGGCTGGCCCACTTCTACGCCCACGAGAACTCCAACATCCATCGGGCGGCGCACACCCTGGCCGCTCGGGCCACCGACGCCTACGAGGACGCCCGGGCCACCGTCCGGGACTTCCTCGGTGCGGCCCGCTCGGAGGAGATCATCTTCGTCCGCGGCGCCACCGAGGGGATCAACCTGGTGGCGCAGTCCTGGGGACGCAAGAACCTGCTGCCTGGCGACGAGATTCTGATCAGTGAACTGGAGCATCACGCGAACATCGTCCCCTGGCAGATCGTGGCCAAGGCCACCGGAGCCGTGCTGAAGACGGCTCCGGTGGACCAGGCCGGCAACCTGCTCGTGGGCGAGTTGGCCGAGCTGATCGGACCCAGGACGAAGCTGGTCGCGGTCACCTGGGTGGCGAATGCGATCGGCACCGTGACCCCGGTGCGGGAGATCGTCGAGTTGGCGCATCGAGCCGGGGCCCGGGTGCTCATCGATGGTGCCCAGTCCGTGCCGCACCTGCCGGTCTCGCTGGCCTCGCTGGGAGCGGACTTCTTCGTCTTCTCCGGCCACAAGATCTACGGCCCCACCGGCATCGGCGTGGTCTACCTCGCCGAACGGGTCTGGGAGGAGACGCCGGCCTGGCACGGCGGCGGGAACATGATCGCCGACGTCACCATCGAACGCTCGATCTACCAGGACCCGCCGAACAAGTACGAGGCCGGCACCGGCAACATCGCCGACGCCGTCGGCCTGGCTGCCGCACTGCGCTACGTCAGCAAGGTCGGCATCGACCGGATCGCCACCTACGAGGCCCAGCTGCTCGACTACGCCACCCCTCGGCTGGCCGCGATTCCGGGCGTCCGGCTGGTGGGGACGGCGCAGCACAAGGCGAGCGTGCTGTCCTTCGTCCTGGCCGGGCACGAACCCGAGGACGTCGGTCGCGCGCTCAACCAGCGCGGGATCGCGGTTCGGGCCGGGCACCACTGTGCGCAGCCCATCCTGCGCCGGCTCGGGTTGGAGAAGACGGTGCGTCCGTCGTTCGCCTTCTACAACACCGTTGACGAGATCGACCTGTTCCTTCAGGCGATCGCAGACCTCAGTGGCGGGGAATAA